One genomic segment of Leptolyngbya subtilissima AS-A7 includes these proteins:
- a CDS encoding AEC family transporter: MLIQLLPMILVACLGFGLRRAGVLHSGDAKTIGKLLTTLVLPAVILRALATVTFAPELIYLPLSALVVVVGLTAIAFSGVWWFKWDKPKAGALMTTFPTFEGGAVGYPIMLLTFGDLGLSRIVLFDLAQAIYLFTVVYCLSAWFGRAEVTGRAVALKLAQTPFFWAIVLGLLLNALGWMNEVLLGLLNIAEGSFLLLVLLLLGMEFQVQLASVGRYALLVLAKIGCGLSLGWAVTQAFGLQGVEQAAVLAGAALPPSLLTLLFAQENDLDTRFVISFISAAVPLYLAIVTPLLVHLSLLHS, from the coding sequence ATGCTAATTCAACTCCTGCCCATGATCCTGGTGGCTTGCCTGGGGTTTGGGCTGAGGCGGGCTGGGGTGCTGCACTCTGGTGATGCCAAAACCATTGGCAAGCTGCTGACTACACTGGTGCTTCCAGCGGTGATTCTGCGGGCGCTGGCCACCGTCACCTTTGCCCCAGAACTTATCTACCTGCCGCTGTCTGCCTTAGTCGTAGTGGTGGGCCTGACGGCGATCGCCTTCTCTGGAGTTTGGTGGTTCAAGTGGGACAAACCAAAGGCTGGGGCTCTGATGACCACCTTTCCCACCTTTGAGGGCGGTGCGGTAGGGTATCCCATCATGCTGCTCACCTTTGGCGATCTGGGCCTCAGTCGAATTGTGTTGTTCGACCTAGCCCAGGCTATCTATCTGTTCACGGTGGTCTACTGCCTCTCTGCCTGGTTTGGCCGTGCTGAGGTCACAGGCCGGGCGGTAGCTCTGAAGCTGGCCCAAACGCCTTTCTTCTGGGCCATTGTGCTGGGTCTACTACTCAATGCTTTGGGTTGGATGAATGAGGTGCTTCTGGGCCTACTAAATATTGCCGAGGGGAGCTTTTTACTGCTGGTGCTCCTGCTACTGGGAATGGAGTTTCAGGTTCAACTTGCATCTGTGGGGCGTTATGCCCTCCTGGTGCTAGCCAAGATTGGCTGCGGGTTAAGCTTGGGCTGGGCAGTTACCCAAGCCTTCGGTCTTCAGGGCGTGGAGCAAGCCGCTGTCCTCGCTGGAGCAGCCCTACCCCCTAGCCTGCTAACCCTACTCTTTGCCCAAGAGAACGATCTCGACACCCGCTTTGTTATTAGCTTTATCTCCGCTGCAGTACCTCTTTACCTGGCGATAGTGACTCCCCTTCTAGTCCATCTATCGTTGTTACATAGCTAG
- a CDS encoding aldo/keto reductase, which produces MDIQTIQGNSASMLGLAVQQTMESGCVDLAWQAGVNYFFSYGIGNSPIVNDLKQLLRRHRESVIVATGSEKREISHWQEYVEQVQQTLDIDTIDVLFAEYVSPTDDWQQVKALADQLYRWKSEGVIRYVGITTHNRAIAQQLIQESLCDVLMHRYNMAHRKAEETVFPMAEAAKIPVVAFTSTRWGTLLQKPTDWPTAPPTVSDCYRFGLYQPAIRLVLTAPKTPKTLEDNLAALTSPPMSEHEVMHWRQFGDLVYGSGQDSFETSWP; this is translated from the coding sequence ATGGACATTCAAACAATTCAGGGCAACTCCGCCAGCATGCTTGGACTAGCAGTACAGCAGACTATGGAGTCGGGCTGTGTTGATCTGGCTTGGCAAGCTGGTGTCAATTACTTCTTTTCCTATGGCATCGGAAATAGCCCTATTGTCAATGATTTGAAGCAGCTATTACGGCGGCATAGAGAGTCCGTCATTGTGGCTACAGGGAGCGAGAAGCGAGAGATTAGCCATTGGCAAGAGTACGTTGAGCAGGTACAGCAGACCCTTGATATCGACACAATAGACGTGCTCTTTGCCGAATATGTCTCCCCTACCGATGATTGGCAGCAGGTAAAGGCCTTGGCGGATCAGCTCTATCGTTGGAAATCTGAGGGGGTAATTCGGTATGTGGGCATCACAACCCATAATCGAGCGATCGCCCAGCAGCTTATCCAAGAATCTCTCTGTGATGTTCTAATGCATCGCTACAACATGGCTCACCGTAAGGCTGAAGAAACCGTGTTTCCCATGGCAGAGGCCGCTAAAATCCCGGTCGTCGCCTTTACAAGCACTCGTTGGGGAACGCTCCTTCAAAAACCTACAGACTGGCCTACTGCCCCGCCAACAGTTTCTGATTGTTATCGCTTTGGATTGTACCAACCCGCTATTCGGTTAGTGCTAACGGCCCCCAAAACCCCCAAGACATTGGAAGACAATCTTGCTGCTCTCACATCTCCACCAATGTCTGAGCACGAAGTTATGCACTGGCGACAGTTTGGAGATTTGGTCTATGGCAGTGGCCAGGATAGTTTTGAAACGAGCTGGCCATAG
- a CDS encoding pyridoxamine 5'-phosphate oxidase family protein, whose translation MSIATAENGWVNTVDGQTPEVIIRARKILEGTIYGTLSTSSPDGLPWVSPLFFTYDSDWNLYWSSAMVAQHSQNLYANQGRAAIAIYSTDREEGKGQGLYLSGTAAEVEAEDVDWVIPLLLKRAAKGQQRSPVDYLAPSPRRLYRFQPQDVWITGERIALSETVLIDTKIQLDLASLATKH comes from the coding sequence ATGTCTATCGCTACAGCTGAGAACGGCTGGGTCAATACTGTTGATGGTCAAACTCCAGAGGTAATCATCAGGGCACGAAAAATCCTTGAGGGCACTATCTACGGCACCCTCTCCACCAGTTCCCCCGATGGCTTGCCCTGGGTCTCCCCACTCTTCTTCACCTACGATTCTGACTGGAACCTGTACTGGTCTTCAGCAATGGTGGCCCAGCACTCTCAAAACCTCTATGCCAACCAGGGTCGGGCTGCGATCGCTATCTACAGTACGGATCGGGAAGAGGGCAAAGGCCAAGGGCTTTATCTCTCTGGCACTGCGGCTGAAGTAGAAGCAGAGGATGTGGATTGGGTGATTCCCCTTCTGCTAAAGCGGGCAGCTAAGGGCCAGCAGCGATCGCCTGTTGATTACCTCGCCCCCTCCCCTCGACGGCTCTATCGGTTCCAGCCCCAAGATGTATGGATCACTGGAGAGCGTATAGCCCTAAGTGAGACCGTTTTGATAGACACGAAGATTCAGCTTGATTTGGCCAGCCTCGCCACCAAGCATTAG
- a CDS encoding PadR family transcriptional regulator has translation MAKKNTTHKPLTPAVFYILLALSTQESHGYEIMKRVESDSQGKVKMGPGTLYGSIGRMIKAGLIGESDKKIDPTMDDERRIYYKITGLGKKALAAELERYSEILMVAQQKRIFPNTFAYDI, from the coding sequence ATGGCTAAAAAGAATACAACCCATAAACCCCTTACTCCAGCAGTGTTTTATATCCTTCTTGCACTCTCCACACAGGAGAGCCATGGCTATGAAATCATGAAGCGGGTCGAGTCGGATTCACAGGGAAAGGTAAAGATGGGGCCTGGAACGCTCTACGGCTCGATTGGTCGCATGATCAAGGCGGGGTTGATAGGTGAGAGCGATAAAAAGATAGACCCAACAATGGACGACGAGCGGCGGATCTATTACAAAATCACCGGGCTCGGTAAAAAAGCACTCGCTGCGGAATTGGAGCGATACAGCGAAATTTTGATGGTTGCTCAACAAAAGCGAATCTTTCCGAATACTTTTGCGTATGACATCTGA
- a CDS encoding type 1 glutamine amidotransferase domain-containing protein: MAQELKNRKVAILATDGFEQVELTEPKQALEQAGAQVHVIAPEGDSIQGWNHHDKGDTVPVDRTLDQVQPSDYDALVLPGGVLNPDQLRTNEQAVQFIKAFFADSKPVAAICHGPWTLIEADVVKGRTVTSWPSLKTDLSNAGATWVDQEVVVDQGLVTSRNPHDLPAFNSKIVEEFCEGKHVAQAQAV, from the coding sequence ATGGCCCAAGAACTTAAAAACCGCAAAGTGGCAATCTTAGCCACCGATGGATTTGAGCAAGTTGAGCTAACCGAGCCCAAACAGGCCCTCGAGCAAGCCGGTGCCCAAGTCCATGTGATCGCCCCTGAGGGTGACTCCATTCAAGGATGGAATCACCACGACAAAGGCGACACAGTGCCGGTCGATCGCACCCTTGATCAGGTTCAGCCCAGCGATTACGACGCTCTCGTCCTGCCCGGTGGGGTGCTGAATCCCGACCAGCTGAGAACTAACGAGCAGGCGGTTCAGTTTATCAAAGCGTTCTTTGCCGATAGCAAACCCGTAGCGGCAATTTGTCACGGGCCTTGGACGCTGATTGAAGCCGATGTGGTCAAGGGTCGCACCGTCACCTCCTGGCCGTCTCTAAAGACCGACCTCAGCAATGCCGGTGCCACCTGGGTTGATCAAGAGGTGGTCGTCGATCAGGGGTTAGTTACCAGCCGCAATCCTCACGATTTGCCCGCCTTCAACAGCAAAATCGTGGAGGAATTTTGTGAGGGCAAACACGTGGCCCAAGCCCAAGCCGTTTAG
- a CDS encoding SPFH domain-containing protein yields MKTKTLGISIVLFATLLGGCATVPPGNVGVKVYQAGGKRGQMETLEVGRYGVNPVTEDIYNFPTYRQNLVWERSDNPDQNEQITLNSSEGASFTADVAISYSFAPDKAEQIFSEFRQSPEMIADVYVRRMVQDSFNRVGSTMKAIEIYGEQKSLFLDTVLKEIQSDLDPLGFQVHSISFVSLRPDAELQAAINSVITAKQEAERARQEVEKAKANGEATVATARAQAEANRLQQESISAELLQQRAIEKWNGVLPQVTGETVPFINLQQPAPPAQ; encoded by the coding sequence ATGAAGACCAAGACCCTTGGAATCTCGATTGTTCTTTTTGCCACTCTTCTCGGCGGCTGCGCTACCGTCCCTCCCGGCAATGTTGGGGTGAAGGTCTACCAGGCAGGCGGCAAGCGTGGTCAGATGGAAACCCTTGAGGTGGGGCGCTACGGTGTCAACCCGGTGACCGAGGACATCTACAACTTCCCCACCTACCGCCAGAACCTGGTTTGGGAGCGCAGCGACAACCCTGACCAGAATGAGCAGATTACCCTCAACTCATCTGAGGGCGCTAGCTTCACGGCAGACGTGGCTATCTCCTACAGCTTCGCCCCCGACAAGGCCGAGCAAATCTTTTCTGAGTTTCGCCAGTCCCCTGAAATGATTGCTGATGTCTACGTTCGACGCATGGTGCAGGACTCCTTCAACCGAGTCGGCTCCACCATGAAAGCAATCGAAATCTACGGAGAGCAGAAAAGCCTGTTCCTCGATACCGTCCTCAAGGAGATTCAGTCCGACCTAGATCCCCTCGGCTTCCAGGTCCACTCCATCAGCTTTGTCTCCCTCCGTCCAGACGCAGAGCTACAGGCTGCCATCAACTCTGTCATCACCGCCAAGCAGGAGGCTGAGCGGGCGCGACAGGAAGTAGAGAAGGCGAAGGCCAACGGTGAGGCAACGGTCGCCACCGCCCGCGCCCAGGCCGAAGCTAACCGCCTTCAGCAAGAGTCCATCTCCGCCGAACTACTCCAGCAACGTGCAATCGAAAAGTGGAACGGGGTTCTCCCTCAAGTGACGGGGGAAACCGTCCCGTTTATCAACCTCCAGCAACCCGCTCCGCCCGCCCAGTAG